A portion of the Gemmatimonadales bacterium genome contains these proteins:
- a CDS encoding DUF4397 domain-containing protein, translated as MEFGDVADYIEAPAGDYQVRVTPAGTKTVVIDSGTLTLSSGQVRSAIAVDAAGGGAPFDLLVLEDLN; from the coding sequence GTGGAGTTCGGAGACGTTGCCGACTACATCGAGGCACCGGCAGGCGATTACCAGGTGCGGGTGACGCCCGCGGGCACCAAGACCGTGGTAATCGACAGCGGCACGCTCACTCTGTCGAGCGGGCAGGTGCGCAGCGCGATCGCCGTGGACGCGGCGGGCGGCGGGGCTCCGTTCGACCTGCTCGTCCTCGAGGACCTGAACTAG
- a CDS encoding MerR family transcriptional regulator, whose product MRLVAVRTGLTPHVLRAWERRYGVVSPARTEGGQRLYSDLDIERLRLLRQLTDRGHAIGRIASLPIAELARLDEDTGGAEEAAASSDADGSGAGEAEQTRARSVGESITAVLRATRRLDAVELQAVLEQAAVTHGVPVFIDEVVAPALMRIGHGWAEGSVSVAQEHMASAVFRRVLDWLFRVYEVRGTAPRLVVATPPTQVHEFGALMVAISAAADGWGVTYLGPDLPVADLLSAVGQTGARAVAVSAVYVPEGVDFLAALREMRAGLPEQVPLLVGGAATPEIAAEAEAAGARVIASLPELRAMLRRLAAGELE is encoded by the coding sequence GTGCGCCTGGTCGCCGTCCGTACCGGGCTCACGCCCCACGTCCTGCGGGCCTGGGAGCGGCGCTATGGAGTGGTGAGTCCCGCGCGGACCGAGGGGGGCCAGCGCCTCTACTCCGATCTCGACATCGAGCGCTTGCGGCTGCTCCGGCAGCTGACCGACCGGGGCCACGCGATAGGCCGGATCGCCTCGCTCCCGATCGCCGAGCTCGCCAGGCTGGACGAGGACACCGGCGGGGCCGAGGAAGCGGCCGCGTCATCAGACGCAGACGGCAGCGGGGCGGGTGAGGCGGAGCAGACCCGTGCCCGGAGCGTCGGCGAGTCCATTACGGCGGTGTTGCGGGCCACCCGCCGACTCGACGCCGTCGAGCTTCAGGCAGTGCTCGAGCAGGCTGCGGTGACGCATGGCGTGCCGGTCTTCATCGACGAGGTCGTGGCGCCCGCGCTCATGCGCATCGGCCACGGCTGGGCCGAAGGGTCGGTGTCGGTCGCACAGGAGCACATGGCCAGCGCCGTCTTCCGCCGCGTGCTGGACTGGCTGTTTCGAGTGTACGAGGTCAGAGGCACCGCGCCTCGGCTGGTCGTGGCGACGCCGCCGACCCAGGTCCACGAGTTTGGAGCGCTGATGGTGGCGATCAGCGCCGCCGCCGATGGGTGGGGCGTGACTTACCTCGGTCCCGACCTGCCCGTGGCCGATCTGCTGAGCGCGGTTGGGCAAACAGGTGCCCGGGCCGTCGCGGTCAGCGCCGTCTACGTGCCGGAGGGCGTCGATTTCCTCGCCGCCCTGAGGGAGATGCGTGCCGGCCTGCCCGAGCAGGTGCCGTTGCTCGTGGGAGGCGCGGCGACGCCGGAGATAGCGGCCGAAGCAGAGGCCGCGGGCGCCCGGGTGATCGCGTCGTTGCCGGAGCTCCGGGCGATGCTCCGCCGACTCGCGGCCGGGGAGCTGGAGTGA
- a CDS encoding DUF2867 domain-containing protein, which yields MSRQRGLILLTGASGYVGGRLRRALEAGGHPLRCMARWPEYLRSRVADGTEVVAGDVLEPGSLPDALRGVHTAYYLIHSMGSSRDYAERDRTGAQSFVEAAREAGVRRLIYLGGLGQGRRLSQHLASRQEVGRILRESGIPTIEFRASIVIGSGSLSFELVRSLVEKLPAMVTPSWVDTPTQPIGIEDLVAYLVAALDLPCRDSVVYEIGGPDRVSYGDLMREYARLRGLRRVMVPIPLLTPRLSSLWLALVSPVYAQVGRELIDGVRNATVVQDDGALRDFSVRPHGVREVLARALVNEDLGFAATRWSDALSSQRSPRGWGGVKFGARLVDSRAAWVNRAPDQAFQPISRIGGDAGWYYGNGLWRLRGLLDRAVGGPGMRRGRRHPELVMPGDTLDFWRVEAVEPGRLLRLAAEMRMPGRAWLQFEVTPMDGGSLIRQSAIFDPVGVWGLLYWYGLWGIHQMVFAGMLRNIVGAPAPASQRG from the coding sequence GTGAGCCGCCAACGCGGGCTCATCCTTCTCACAGGCGCGAGTGGCTACGTTGGGGGCCGGCTGCGCCGCGCGCTCGAGGCCGGCGGGCACCCGCTCCGCTGCATGGCCCGTTGGCCGGAGTATCTCCGCTCCCGGGTGGCCGACGGCACCGAAGTCGTCGCGGGCGACGTCCTGGAGCCAGGCTCGCTCCCCGATGCTCTTCGCGGCGTGCATACCGCGTACTACCTGATCCACTCGATGGGCTCCTCCAGGGACTACGCCGAGAGGGACCGTACGGGTGCCCAGTCGTTCGTCGAGGCCGCACGCGAAGCCGGAGTGCGCCGGCTTATATACCTCGGCGGCCTCGGCCAGGGCAGGCGCCTCTCCCAGCATCTGGCGAGCCGGCAAGAGGTCGGCCGGATCCTCCGCGAGTCGGGAATTCCAACGATCGAGTTCCGAGCCTCGATCGTGATCGGCTCCGGGAGCCTTTCCTTCGAGCTGGTCCGCTCACTGGTAGAGAAGCTCCCGGCGATGGTGACTCCGAGCTGGGTGGACACGCCGACTCAGCCGATCGGCATCGAGGATCTCGTCGCCTACCTGGTAGCGGCACTCGATCTCCCATGCCGGGACAGCGTCGTCTACGAGATCGGGGGCCCCGACCGGGTCTCCTACGGCGATCTCATGCGGGAATACGCCCGGCTCCGAGGATTGAGACGGGTGATGGTTCCCATCCCGCTGCTCACACCGCGGCTCTCGAGCCTCTGGCTGGCGCTGGTCTCACCGGTGTATGCGCAGGTGGGACGAGAGCTGATAGACGGGGTGCGCAACGCGACAGTGGTGCAGGACGACGGCGCGCTCCGCGATTTTAGCGTAAGGCCTCACGGGGTCCGCGAGGTGCTCGCACGCGCGCTGGTCAACGAGGACTTGGGATTCGCGGCCACGCGCTGGTCTGACGCACTCTCTTCTCAGCGGTCGCCGCGGGGCTGGGGTGGGGTCAAGTTCGGCGCCCGCCTGGTGGACTCGCGGGCTGCCTGGGTGAACCGCGCACCGGACCAGGCATTCCAGCCCATTTCGCGCATTGGTGGCGACGCGGGCTGGTACTATGGCAATGGTCTCTGGCGGCTGCGGGGGTTGCTCGACAGGGCGGTGGGCGGGCCGGGAATGCGGCGGGGCCGGCGGCATCCGGAGTTGGTCATGCCGGGGGATACACTGGACTTCTGGCGGGTCGAAGCGGTGGAACCCGGGCGACTGCTCAGGCTCGCGGCCGAAATGCGGATGCCCGGGCGGGCCTGGCTTCAGTTTGAGGTGACGCCAATGGACGGTGGCAGTCTTATCCGGCAGAGCGCGATCTTCGACCCAGTGGGGGTATGGGGGCTGCTTTACTGGTATGGGCTGTGGGGGATTCATCAGATGGTGTTCGCCGGAATGCTGCGGAACATCGTTGGTGCTCCGGCGCCAGCTTCGCAGCGGGGGTGA
- a CDS encoding TlpA disulfide reductase family protein — MVEGQAARPEVGDSAPAINFDRLGGGQTSLGSLRGRPVLVNFWASWCVPCRQEMPELAAAWQARRTSGLEVLAVNLTDQERLKDVEAFVAEFALPFPVLLDKRGRVRERYGLAALPATYFVDSLGVVRGVHAGPLTRTALEKGLALILASAAPTD; from the coding sequence ATGGTCGAGGGGCAGGCCGCACGGCCGGAGGTCGGCGATTCCGCACCAGCGATCAATTTTGACCGCCTAGGAGGCGGCCAGACGTCCCTGGGTTCACTGCGGGGCCGACCCGTCCTTGTCAACTTCTGGGCAAGCTGGTGTGTGCCCTGCCGCCAGGAGATGCCCGAGCTTGCCGCCGCGTGGCAGGCACGGCGGACGAGTGGACTCGAAGTGCTCGCCGTCAATCTCACCGATCAGGAGCGGTTGAAGGACGTCGAGGCCTTCGTAGCCGAGTTCGCGTTGCCGTTTCCCGTGTTGCTCGACAAGCGGGGTCGGGTGCGCGAGCGCTATGGCCTCGCGGCGCTTCCGGCCACTTACTTCGTCGATTCGCTCGGCGTGGTGCGCGGTGTGCACGCCGGGCCCTTGACGAGGACAGCGCTTGAGAAGGGACTGGCCCTGATCCTTGCCTCGGCGGCACCGACCGACTGA
- a CDS encoding MFS transporter, with product MKNRWLIALSAVGIHISIGSVYAWSVFNLPLENAFGWTKGNVAITFSLAIFFLGMSAAVMGRFVERRGPRASGTVAAALWGTGLLVASLGVKLGIIQVLWLGYGVLGGMGLGIGYITPVSTLVKWFPDRRGLATGLAIMGFGFGAAIGGPVYNYIMSRVAAGQLGLSEPTYRHGVANYNAAKNILKDMHVHDSSTAAIELPEFLSMVRDGRSKEVLASLPEKQARDAAGMLAALQSNQADPALSPFWAAVGTAPFRSAIAAGISAAFFFAGIAYLLIMIAAARYIERPPPGWMPEKMKADVDAGKRKVIPDLTQLTANAAVRRAPFYGLWVMMFINISCGIGIIYTASPLAQESIGLTPAQAAGVVGLMSIFNGLGRLGWASLSDYLGRPSTYTAFFIIQIVAFWVLPDITSVILFQVMLYLILTCYGGGFATLPAYIGDLFGTKELGAIHGYVLSAWGLAGVTGPQLVARLYQATGSYQAVLHVFSVVFVVALVVSIMMTIHVINARNRMTTATIFSFDGVDFVRIQTTLLTTEGKPAINTKLDRDSASFQALVQNYSYRGEAIIFGRKYDTYYAPLTNPQGKLDGAIFVGNQK from the coding sequence GTGAAGAATCGCTGGCTCATCGCGCTCTCGGCCGTCGGCATTCACATCTCGATCGGATCGGTGTACGCCTGGAGCGTCTTCAACCTGCCACTCGAGAATGCGTTCGGCTGGACCAAGGGCAATGTGGCGATCACCTTCAGCCTCGCCATCTTCTTCCTGGGAATGTCCGCTGCCGTCATGGGGCGCTTCGTTGAGCGCCGAGGACCGCGCGCCTCGGGCACGGTGGCGGCCGCCCTCTGGGGTACCGGGCTCCTGGTCGCCAGCCTCGGGGTGAAGCTGGGCATCATCCAGGTGTTGTGGCTGGGATACGGGGTCTTGGGCGGCATGGGACTCGGCATCGGCTACATCACGCCGGTCTCGACCTTGGTGAAGTGGTTTCCCGACCGCCGGGGTCTAGCTACCGGGTTAGCTATCATGGGCTTCGGCTTCGGGGCCGCCATCGGAGGTCCGGTCTACAACTACATCATGTCGCGGGTGGCCGCCGGCCAGCTTGGTCTCTCTGAGCCCACCTATCGCCACGGCGTCGCGAACTACAACGCGGCGAAGAACATCCTGAAGGACATGCACGTCCACGATTCGTCCACGGCCGCGATCGAGCTCCCGGAGTTCTTGAGCATGGTACGCGATGGAAGGAGCAAGGAGGTTCTGGCTTCGCTTCCCGAGAAGCAGGCCCGCGACGCAGCCGGGATGCTGGCCGCGCTGCAAAGCAACCAGGCCGATCCGGCACTGTCGCCGTTCTGGGCGGCGGTGGGCACGGCGCCCTTCCGGAGCGCCATCGCGGCCGGCATCTCGGCGGCCTTCTTCTTCGCCGGAATCGCGTATCTCCTCATCATGATCGCCGCCGCCCGCTATATCGAGCGCCCGCCTCCGGGCTGGATGCCGGAGAAGATGAAAGCGGACGTGGACGCCGGCAAGCGCAAGGTCATTCCCGACCTCACCCAGCTCACGGCCAACGCGGCGGTCCGGCGAGCCCCGTTCTACGGCCTCTGGGTCATGATGTTCATCAACATCTCGTGTGGCATCGGCATCATCTACACGGCCTCCCCGCTGGCGCAGGAAAGCATCGGACTGACCCCCGCCCAAGCGGCTGGCGTGGTTGGCCTCATGTCCATCTTCAACGGCCTCGGCCGCCTCGGCTGGGCGTCGCTGTCCGATTACCTGGGCCGTCCGAGCACCTATACCGCGTTTTTCATCATCCAGATCGTCGCGTTCTGGGTGCTGCCCGACATCACCAGCGTCATCCTATTCCAGGTCATGCTCTACCTGATCCTGACCTGTTACGGCGGCGGCTTTGCCACGCTCCCGGCGTATATCGGTGATCTGTTCGGCACCAAGGAACTGGGCGCCATCCATGGCTACGTCTTGAGCGCGTGGGGTCTGGCCGGAGTCACTGGCCCGCAGCTGGTGGCCCGCCTGTATCAGGCCACCGGCTCCTACCAAGCCGTCCTGCACGTATTCTCTGTGGTGTTCGTGGTGGCGCTCGTCGTGAGCATCATGATGACCATTCACGTCATCAACGCGCGCAATCGGATGACCACCGCGACGATCTTCTCGTTCGACGGCGTGGACTTTGTGCGGATCCAGACCACCTTGCTCACCACTGAGGGCAAGCCTGCCATCAACACGAAGCTCGATCGCGACTCGGCCAGCTTTCAGGCCTTGGTGCAGAACTACTCCTATCGGGGAGAGGCCATCATCTTCGGCCGGAAGTACGACACCTACTACGCGCCCCTCACCAACCCGCAGGGCAAGCTCGATGGGGCGATCTTCGTCGGCAACCAGAAGTGA
- a CDS encoding DUF378 domain-containing protein encodes MKKLDVAAAVLLVVGGINWGVVGVTGSDIVGTIFGNLSPVSRAVYILVGVAALYQALQWKAIQHRWQPAFAR; translated from the coding sequence ATGAAAAAGCTGGACGTGGCCGCCGCCGTGTTGCTGGTCGTGGGCGGCATCAACTGGGGGGTAGTGGGAGTGACCGGTTCGGACATCGTCGGGACCATTTTCGGCAACCTGAGTCCCGTGAGCCGGGCGGTCTACATCCTCGTCGGAGTCGCCGCACTGTACCAGGCGCTGCAGTGGAAGGCCATTCAGCACCGCTGGCAGCCCGCCTTCGCTAGGTAA
- a CDS encoding cytochrome c encodes MFDTVGVMLLGLLAALFGWLGTRARSAHTLTLRWGGLILSGLLTLVFTAAVLVAGVGFYRLNVPPHRYTVREVQVAVTPEQLARGERFAVLCPLCHSPTGKAPLVGQNFGKNGPPVGTLYASNLTPAGEIRDWSDGEVIRAIREGVGKGGRPLVIMPSEVFHNLSDTDVQAIVAYLRSQPAVQPRTPPTKLNVIAALFIGAGVFQTSAQVPITQPVVAPTEGVSVGYGKYLVSILGCRLCHGDNLAGRRAGGAGPPAGPNLTLIVPKWTEEEFVHTLRTGVDPYRRILSEGMPWEAVSAFAGDDDLKAIYAYLHGLSPLEGPP; translated from the coding sequence ATGTTCGACACGGTCGGCGTGATGCTTCTCGGCCTGCTCGCCGCCTTGTTCGGCTGGCTTGGCACCCGCGCCCGGAGTGCACACACCCTCACTCTGAGGTGGGGAGGCCTGATCCTTTCGGGCCTCCTTACCTTGGTTTTCACAGCAGCCGTCCTCGTTGCGGGGGTTGGTTTTTACAGGCTCAACGTCCCACCCCATCGGTATACCGTCCGGGAGGTACAAGTCGCAGTCACGCCGGAGCAGCTCGCGCGGGGGGAAAGATTTGCAGTCTTGTGCCCTCTCTGCCATTCGCCCACCGGCAAGGCACCCTTGGTCGGGCAGAACTTCGGGAAAAACGGCCCGCCAGTAGGAACGCTCTATGCCTCAAACCTCACGCCCGCCGGTGAAATTAGGGATTGGTCGGATGGCGAAGTCATCCGCGCCATCCGAGAAGGCGTGGGTAAGGGTGGGCGGCCACTGGTCATCATGCCCTCGGAGGTCTTTCATAATCTGAGCGACACGGACGTCCAGGCCATCGTCGCATATCTGCGTTCCCAGCCAGCGGTACAACCCCGTACCCCGCCGACCAAACTCAATGTCATCGCCGCACTCTTCATTGGAGCAGGTGTGTTCCAGACCAGCGCGCAGGTGCCCATCACCCAACCCGTCGTCGCACCCACCGAGGGTGTCTCGGTGGGGTACGGCAAGTACCTGGTCTCGATTCTAGGCTGCCGCCTCTGTCATGGAGACAACCTCGCGGGCCGCAGAGCGGGTGGCGCCGGCCCGCCAGCGGGACCCAACCTCACGCTGATCGTACCGAAGTGGACTGAGGAGGAGTTCGTTCACACCCTGCGTACGGGCGTCGACCCTTACCGCCGCATCCTGAGTGAGGGGATGCCCTGGGAAGCCGTCTCCGCCTTCGCCGGTGACGACGATCTCAAGGCGATCTATGCCTACCTGCATGGGCTGTCACCACTCGAAGGCCCACCCTAA
- a CDS encoding PAS domain-containing protein, with product MDEKDSTAASVEAPLDLLPQVLEALPVGVWIMDRTGCITHGNPAGRRIWGGARYVGPARFGEYKGWWADTGRRIAADEWAAARAITKGETSLDEVIDIECFDESRKTILNSALPLRNPNGDIIGAIIINQDITDRRRSELERERLMKQLQAAIAEVHTLSGLLPICAGCKKIRDETGRWLSVEAYVEGRSTVQFSHGICPGCKTRLYPGMG from the coding sequence ATGGACGAGAAGGATTCAACCGCGGCTTCTGTTGAGGCCCCTCTTGACCTGCTGCCTCAGGTCCTCGAGGCCCTTCCGGTCGGCGTGTGGATCATGGACCGCACGGGCTGCATTACTCATGGTAACCCTGCGGGCCGCCGCATCTGGGGTGGTGCCAGATATGTAGGACCGGCCAGGTTTGGGGAGTACAAGGGTTGGTGGGCAGACACCGGGCGGCGGATCGCTGCAGACGAGTGGGCCGCGGCCCGCGCCATTACGAAGGGCGAGACTTCCCTGGACGAGGTGATTGACATCGAGTGCTTCGATGAGTCTCGCAAGACGATTCTGAACTCTGCCCTCCCCCTGCGAAATCCCAACGGGGATATCATCGGGGCAATCATCATCAATCAGGACATCACGGACCGGCGGCGCAGCGAACTAGAACGCGAGCGCCTTATGAAGCAACTCCAAGCAGCCATCGCGGAGGTACATACGCTGTCGGGGCTCCTGCCGATCTGTGCCGGATGCAAGAAGATCCGAGACGAAACGGGGCGCTGGCTGAGCGTGGAGGCATACGTCGAAGGTCGCTCCACCGTGCAGTTCAGCCATGGGATCTGTCCCGGCTGCAAGACGCGCCTTTACCCGGGAATGGGATAG
- a CDS encoding outer membrane beta-barrel protein — MGSTRTGTVLLSGLILLGIASTVQAQLVERRVSIEARGGFNVPTFDISDAVDAGPSFGLGAAVQFAPKLWLIGDVDLGFHSGADLAGGGEAPDVKVYHYVAKLGYELLSEGQSPWSVIVNAGAGALTFDADGAGSNTYPAINVGAKIGYRLSPRVQLLLSPQGDIALTDDEEVGTSNAWVWPFTAGVRIGL, encoded by the coding sequence ATGGGAAGTACCCGAACCGGGACCGTTCTGCTATCGGGTCTCATATTGCTCGGCATCGCCTCGACTGTTCAGGCTCAATTGGTGGAGCGCCGGGTCTCGATCGAGGCGCGAGGCGGCTTCAACGTGCCGACGTTCGACATCTCCGATGCCGTGGACGCCGGGCCGAGCTTCGGGCTCGGAGCCGCGGTGCAGTTCGCGCCGAAGCTCTGGCTAATAGGAGACGTGGACCTCGGCTTCCACTCGGGGGCGGATCTAGCCGGAGGTGGAGAGGCCCCCGACGTGAAGGTCTACCACTACGTCGCGAAGCTGGGCTACGAGCTGCTGTCCGAGGGGCAGTCACCGTGGTCCGTGATCGTCAATGCCGGTGCGGGCGCCCTGACGTTCGACGCCGACGGCGCGGGTTCGAATACCTATCCCGCGATCAACGTCGGCGCCAAAATCGGCTATCGGTTGAGTCCGCGCGTGCAGCTCCTGCTGAGTCCGCAGGGCGACATCGCGTTGACGGACGATGAGGAAGTGGGGACCAGCAACGCGTGGGTGTGGCCCTTCACGGCAGGTGTCCGTATCGGGCTCTAG